A portion of the Bactrocera neohumeralis isolate Rockhampton chromosome 2, APGP_CSIRO_Bneo_wtdbg2-racon-allhic-juicebox.fasta_v2, whole genome shotgun sequence genome contains these proteins:
- the LOC126757653 gene encoding uncharacterized protein LOC126757653 — MPWITIFIFGVTVLQNWHNVQPKFLPEHTPKSSGLFNNNLPSNTESPNYIVYLTDSTEGNVIDLLLISGNGYGDEAVMGANRHNGNKDDEQHSVWERLMGGDTDEVGVNAAKENEYLQSNATKGNKEKNNKSNCSTKATTSINNKKQAANVLSDKANMKATTKRNTGTLAELSMRVNRNDFVKVGDQSETSKNHKETATTSTVTTTIKTMPPTSTSSKRNIITANNGGVTATNVSTSTASPQAASTKLYHSNGFLNPFGQLVAFFGSDQLHLQDYTFFFNAERHTVFQLHTNNYHNINERSDSQPVGRVPALTETVAAGSERVLNVVTNTIGAVFGANPFPTTAGATANSASATATGATVSAHAAPTMKVEEVQLYNGKSLRQSRFNPFNPTRILIHGWFGGAKAAIYQTLVPAYLRQGAGNYNVFTVDWGRGAVADYLTASYRVKPVGKVLAKFIDFLQREAGVRFEDLHVIGFSMGAHIAGIAGKHVQTGRLPVIYALDPALPFFRYDNFDERVAITDADYVEVVHTSVGSYGYDRPLGHVDFYVNYGSAQPGCFLNECSHFRAFHVFAESLQSKAALRAQGCDVKLWQDMIQHRRCLMGTGRQMALGGDPANVTALRGRGGVFYLATNAAPPYAKDVT; from the exons ATGCCTTGGattacaattttcattttcggAGTAACAG ttCTACAAAATTGGCATAACGTTCAACCAAAATTTTTGCCAGAACATACCCCAAAATCATCCGGATTGTTCAACAATAACTTGCCGTCCAACACCGAGAGCCCAAactatattgtttatttaaccGACAGCACTGAAGGCAACGTCATAGATCTGCTGTTAATCAGTGGTAATGGCTATGGTGACGAGGCTGTTATGGGTGCCAACAGGCACAATGGCAATAAAGATGACGAACAACATTCGGTGTGGGAGCGCTTGATGGGCGGGGATACCGACGAAGTGGGCGTTAATGCGGCAAAAGAAAATGAATATTTGCAGAGCAATGCCACAAAGggtaacaaagaaaaaaacaacaaaagcaactgcTCTACTAAAGCCACAAcatcaataaacaataaaaagcaaGCAGCAAACGTTTTGAGTGACAAAGCAAATATGAAGGCGACGACCAAAAGGAATACCGGCACATTGGCAGAGCTGTCAATGCGGGTCAACAGAAATGATTTCGTCAAAGTGGGCGACCAAAGTGAAACGAGCAAAAATCACAaggaaacagcaacaacatcaacggTAACAACAACTATCAAAACAATGCCACCAACTTCAACAAGTAGCAAGCGAAATATCATTACAGCCAACAATGGTGGTGTAACTGCAACGAATGTGAGCACGAGCACCGCATCACCACAGGCGGCCAGCACGAAGCTCTACCATTCAAATGGGTTCCTCAATCCATTCGGACAATTAGTCGCCTTCTTTGGCAGCGACCAATTGCATCTGCAGGACTACACTTTCTTCTTCAACGCCGAACGACACACCGTATTCCAGCTACACACCAACAACTACCACAATATTAACGAAAGATCTGACAGCCAGCCTGTCGGGCGCGTACCAGCTTTGACCGAAACGGTAGCTGCTGGTAGTGAGCGAGTATTGAATGTGGTCACCAATACGATTGGCGCAGTGTTTGGCGCAAATCCATTTCCCACAACGGCAGGCGCAACGGCAAATTCGGCGTCAGCAACAGCAACTGGAGCAACAGTGTCCGCCCACGCCGCGCCCACCATGAAAGTGGAGGAAGTGCAGCTGTACAATGGCAAATCCTTGCGGCAGTCACGTTTCAATCCTTTCAATCCAACACG CATACTCATTCACGGCTGGTTTGGTGGCGCAAAGGCCGCTATTTATCAGACGCTCGTGCCAGCTTATCTCCGACAAGGTGCCGGCAATTATAATGTCTTCACTGTGGATTGGGGACGTGGTGCAGTTGCGGACTATCTCACCGCCAGCTATCGTGTAAAACCGGTCGGCAAGGTGTTGGCGAAGTTCATCGATTTTCTACAACGTGAAGCGGGTGTACGCTTCGAGGATCTACATGTGATCGGCTTTAGCATGGGTGCACACATCGCTGGCATCGCTGGGAAGCATGTACAAACTGGAAGACTGCCAGTGATTTATGCACTGGATCCGGCGCTGCCATTCTTTCGCTACGACAACTTCGATGAACGCGTTGCGATCACCGACGCCGATTATGTGGAGGTCGTACACACAAGTGTTGGTTCGTATGGCTACGATCGACCGTTGGGCCATGTCGACTTTTATGTGAACTATGGCAGCGCACAGCcgggctgctttctcaatgaaTGCAGTCACTTTCGTGCTTTTCACGTATTCGCTGAGTCACTGCAGTCCAAGGCGGCACTGCGTGCGCAGGGTTGTGATGTCAAACTATGGCAGGATATGATACAGCATAGAAGGTGCCTCATGGGCACGGGCAGGCAAATGGCGTTGGGCGGCGATCCAGCAAATGTGACGGCATTACGGGGCCGCGGGGGCGTATTTTACTTAGCGACTAATGCGGCACCGCCGTATGCCAAGGATGTGACGTGA